In the Malaya genurostris strain Urasoe2022 chromosome 1, Malgen_1.1, whole genome shotgun sequence genome, one interval contains:
- the LOC131439122 gene encoding uncharacterized protein LOC131439122, producing the protein MAKRVDVSRKTSSSLSHLLSLAARKNKGSSPIVHGLSPTTDNKTCRRTQSNQQQAAVMEQRNFVVAPVRNHDNGAVGTTNEKPKRKRNKEVTKKMLMEELSAVKEELTKIRNEKDALLLNISKTTVHNKDQATCSSAPHEDLTGTVNETLLASVNNMSLSTMSIPECVPSEGEVDIDKKGYEYWKNILVASLNLIQATDERTKIDVFRIKAGPKLLELLHGTSSSAEMPDESSHPFGNALARLDCYFGSRAYMLSQRSKLLNTIQQSGETNIQFVRRVAASAKLCGYDKEDDEMEAVARTLIKSSTDKRVRTLAHRNWVKQGSLNDLIDMVRDYETELSNEIEFKKLRQPQEAVSIAAITSNIQGHGQFNRNIMGRVNNGNRGRRTFNRGRFETPRNSCWRCASIYHGPAQCPCIDKVCHNCNRRGHLSRCCVDRNRQTTGKRQNESDDGSPPRKIAAIKEKEENDTIPVDVSEID; encoded by the exons ATGGCGAAGCGTGTAGACGTGTCCAGGAAGACCAGCAGCAGTCTCTCTCACCTTCTCTCACTAGCTGCTCGCAAGAATAAAGGGAGCAGCCCAATCGTCCACGGACTCAGTCCAACAACTGACAACAAAACGTGTAGGCGTACCCAGTCAAACCAGCAGCAAGCAGCAGTCATGGAACAGCGCAATTTTGTTGTAGCACCGGTCAGAAATCACGACAATGGCGCAGTTGGTACTACGAACGAAAAACCCAAAAG GAAACGAAACAAAGAGGTAACAAAAAAGATGCTCATGGAGGAACTATCAGCTGTTAAAGAAGAGTTAACTAAAATTCGAAACGAGAAAGACGCTCTTCTACTCAATATATCCAAAACGACAGTACATAATAAGGATCAAGCTACTTGTTCAAGTGCCCCACATGAGGATTTAACCGGAACAGTCAACGAAACACTACTAGCAAGTGTGAACAACATGTCACTCAGCACAATGAGCATTCCAGAATGTGTGCCATCAGAAGGAGAAGTGGACATCGATAAGAAAGGCTACGAATATTGGAAGAATATTCTGGTTGCTTCGCTGAATCTTATTCAAGCCACTGATGAAAGAACCAAAATTGATGTTTTTAGAATCAAAGCGGGACCTAAGCTGTTGGAGCTTTTGCATGGAACCAGTTCTTCGGCGGAAATGCCTGACGAAAGCAGTCATCCGTTTGGCAATGCACTTGCTCGGCTTGATTGTTACTTCGGATCGAGAGCCTATATGCTTTCACAACGAAGCAAACTTCTCAACACGATACAACAGTCTGGAGAAACAAACATACAATTTGTTCGGCGTGTGGCGGCGTCTGCAAAGCTGTGCGGTTACGATAAAGAGGATGATGAGATGGAAGCAGTAGCACGTACACTAATCAAAAGTTCAACCGATAAACGAGTGCGTACCTTGGCACATCGTAATTGGGTCAAACAAGGTTCATTAAATGACCTTATAGATATGGTGCGTGATTATGAAACAGAATTGTCCAACGAaatagaatttaaaaaattgcgCCAACCGCAAGAGGCGGTTTCGATTGCAGCAATCACTAGCAATATACAAGGACACGGGcaatttaatcgaaatattatGGGTAGAGTCAACAATGGAAATCGTGGTAGACGAACATTTAATCGTGGTAGGTTTGAAACGCCAAGAAATTCTTGCTGGCGCTGTGCAAGCATTTACCATGGACCAGCTCAATGTCCATGCATCGACAAAGTTTGCCACAACTGCAATAGAAGAGGACACCTCTCTCGATGCTGCGTCGACCGGAATCGTCAAACCACAGGGAAACGTCAAAACGAATCAGATGATGGGTCTCCTCCTCGTAAAATCGCAGCTataaaagaaaaagaagaaaacgaTACTATTCCAGTAGATGTAAGTGAAATCGATTAA